Proteins encoded in a region of the Oncorhynchus gorbuscha isolate QuinsamMale2020 ecotype Even-year linkage group LG16, OgorEven_v1.0, whole genome shotgun sequence genome:
- the LOC123999829 gene encoding heat shock protein beta-1-like, with protein sequence MFSLSTVLPAAVAPQTSARLQRQLSGGVSAIRTEQGSWRITLDVNHFSPEEISIKTKGGFLEIAGQHDEREDEHGSVSRCFIRKNKLPPGVHLQHISSSLSGEGVLLVDVNVIFQC encoded by the exons atgttcagcCTCAGCACTGTTCTTCCTGCTGCAGTGGCACCCCAGACTTCAGCCAGGCTTCAGAGGCAACTGTCTGGAGGAGTGTCAGCGATCAGGACGGAACAGGGCAGTTGGAGGATCACCCTGGATGTCAATCACTTCTCACCAGAGGAGATATCAATCAAAACCAAGGGGGGCTTCCTGGAGATTGCAG GTCAACATGATGAAAGGGAAGACGAACATGGATCAGTATCAAGGTGCTTTATAAGGAAAAACAA GCTGCCCCCTGGTGTGCACTTGCAGCACATCAGCTCATCTCTGTCTGGTGAAGGGGTTCTCTTAGTAGATGTAAACGTCATATTTCAGtgttaa
- the LOC124000838 gene encoding serine/threonine-protein kinase TAO3-like — MSGYKRMRRQHQKQLIALENRLKAEMDELRLRLQKEVETHANNTYIELERLAKRHAVHTDKELKAATAEEKRIQQQIIAQQKKELTTFLDNQKKEYRLCKEKIKEEMNEDPSTPKEEKQERLSRHKETVQRSQADDEAHLLDQQRLVYDRSCRAMKRRTLVRRHEFEHEQMREELNKKKTQKEMEQALMIRQDESTQELERRQLQTLQRLRVELIRLQHQTELENQEEYNGRRQRELHRKHALEQRQQPRNLKMLEMQIKKQFQDTCKVQNKQYKSLRNHQLEVSPKSEHKAILKSLKEEQTRKLAVLAEQYEQSINEMMASQAMRLEEEQQGECQALKQQLQQEMELLDAYQNKTKAQTEAQHERELQKLEQEVSLRRAHLEQKIEEELASLQKERTERIKHLFERQEREMDAFDAESAKLGFGSLGSLDFPKEDDR, encoded by the exons ATGTCTGGTTATAAGCGCATGCGGCGGCAGCACCAGAAGCAGCTGATCGCCCTGGAGAACAGGCTGAAGGCGGAGATGGACGAGCTTAGGCTCCGGTTGCAGAAAGAAGTGGAGACCCACGCCAACAACACTTACATAGAACTGGAGAGACTGGCCAAACGGCACGCCGTTCACACAGACAAAGAG TTAAAGGCAGCtacagcagaggagaagaggatccaACAACAGATCATTGCCCAGCAAAAGAAGGAGCTGACCACCTTCTTAGACAACCAGAAGAAAGAGTACAGGCTCTGTAAAGAGAAGATCAAAGAG GAGATGAATGAGGACCCCAGTACACCCAAGGAGGAGAAGCAGGAGCGTCTGTCCAGGCACAAGGAGACGGTGCAGCGCTCACAGGCTGATGATGAGGCCCATCTCCTTGACCAGCAGAGGCTGGTCTATGACAGGAGTTGCCGGGCCATGAAACGCAGGACACTAGTCAGGAGGCACGAGTTTGAACACGAGCAAATGAGAGAG GAGCTGAATAAGAAGAAGACCCAGAAGGAGATGGAGCAGGCCCTGATGATCCGACAGGATGAGTCCACTCAGGAGCTGGAGCGCAGGCAGCTACAGACACTGCAGAGGCTCCGTGTTGAGCTGATCCGCCTGCAGCACCAGACCGAGTTGGAGAACCAGGAGGAGTACAACGGCCGGCGGCAGAGAGAGCTGCACAGGAAGCACGCCCTAGAGCAGAGGCAGCAGCCCCGGAACCTCAAG ATGTTGGAGATGCAGATCAAGAAACAGTTCCAGGACACGTGTAAGGTGCAGAACAAGCAGTACAAATCCCTGAGGAACCATCAGCTTGAGGTCTCTCCTAAGAGTGAGCACAAAGCCATCCTAAAGTCACTGAAGGAGGAGCAGACACGCAAGCTCGCCGTGCTGGCCGAGCAGTACGAGCAGAGCATCAACGAGATGATGGCCTCACAAGCG ATGCGTCTGGAGGAGGAGCAGCAAGGAGAGTGCCAGGCATTgaagcagcagctgcagcaggagATGGAGCTCCTGGATGCCTACCAGAACAAGACCAAGGCCCAGACAGAAGCCCAACACGAGCGGGAGCTGCAGAAGCTGGAGCAGGAAGTCTCCTTACGCAGGGCCCACCTGGAACAAAAG ATTGAAGAGGAGCTGGCTTCACTTCAGAAGGAACGCACTGAAAGGATCAAGCACCTGTTTGAACggcaagagagggagatggacgcTTTCGATGCAGAGAGCGCTAAGCTGGGGTTTGGGAGCTTAGGATCACTGGACTTCCCCAAGGAGGACGACAGATGa
- the LOC124000843 gene encoding uncharacterized protein LOC124000843 isoform X1 — protein MSGHVKNMYPQLSISQAARTLLSLLLVAAIDSMNAGITCRNQQCESHIQRSSKLTRLIHMESVDLLKIYASQGDLSELFCQMPINIVPDPNISGLDPSERMLSIYSHCKAFLPHLKRVTEQQRDLQPPSSPLLNNLTTAQYRTSGLANQINCIYQTLFPNLPIPLEPVDGPTSVHPSQNVFQQKVYGCVVLKNFKELLSQIRHELRTIKNQMCKSRTFAYRNALF, from the exons ATGAGTGGTCATGTAAAGAATATGTATCCTCAGCTGTCCATATCACAAGCAGCAAGAA CATTGCTCTCCCTGTTACTGGTGGCTGCCATTGATTCAATGAATGCTGGAATAACATGTAGAAACCAACAATGTGAGAGTCACATACAAAGAAGTTCCAAGCTAACCAGACTCATACATATGGAATCTGTGGACCTCTTAAAAATATAT GCCAGTCAAGGAGACCTGTCAGAGCTGTTCTGCCAGATGCCAATCAACATTGTTCCTGACCCAAACATCTCTGGCCTGGACCCCTCAGAGCGGATGCTGAGCATCTACTCCCACTGTAAGGCTTTCCTACCACACCTGAAGAGAGTCACTGAGCAACAGAGGGACTTACAGCCACCCTCCAGCCCCCTGCTAAACAACCTCACCACTGCCCAGTACCGCACTAGTGGTCTGGCCAACCAAATAAACTGCATTTACCAAACCCTCTTTCCAAACCTGCCCATCCCACTTGAACCTGTAGACGGACCGACGTCAGTACACCCCTCCCAAAACGTGTTCCAACAGAAGGTCTATGGTTGTGTGGTTCTGAAGAATTTCAAGGAGCTCCTGTCACAGATCAGACATGAACTAAGGACCATAAAGAACCAAATGTGCAAAAGTAGGACATTTGCATACAGAAATGCACTGTTCTGA
- the LOC124000843 gene encoding uncharacterized protein LOC124000843 isoform X2, which yields MSGHVKNMYPQLSISQAARTLLSLLLVAAIDSMNAGITCRNQQCESHIQRSSKLTRLIHMESVDLLKIYKASQGDLSELFCQMPINIVPDPNISGLDPSERMLSIYSHCKAFLPHLKRVTEQQRDLQPPSSPLLNNLTTAQYRTSGLANQINCIYQTLFPNLPIPLEPVDGPTSVHPSQNVFQQKVYGCVVLKNFKELLSQIRHELRTIKNQMCKSRTFAYRNALF from the exons ATGAGTGGTCATGTAAAGAATATGTATCCTCAGCTGTCCATATCACAAGCAGCAAGAA CATTGCTCTCCCTGTTACTGGTGGCTGCCATTGATTCAATGAATGCTGGAATAACATGTAGAAACCAACAATGTGAGAGTCACATACAAAGAAGTTCCAAGCTAACCAGACTCATACATATGGAATCTGTGGACCTCTTAAAAATATAT AAGGCCAGTCAAGGAGACCTGTCAGAGCTGTTCTGCCAGATGCCAATCAACATTGTTCCTGACCCAAACATCTCTGGCCTGGACCCCTCAGAGCGGATGCTGAGCATCTACTCCCACTGTAAGGCTTTCCTACCACACCTGAAGAGAGTCACTGAGCAACAGAGGGACTTACAGCCACCCTCCAGCCCCCTGCTAAACAACCTCACCACTGCCCAGTACCGCACTAGTGGTCTGGCCAACCAAATAAACTGCATTTACCAAACCCTCTTTCCAAACCTGCCCATCCCACTTGAACCTGTAGACGGACCGACGTCAGTACACCCCTCCCAAAACGTGTTCCAACAGAAGGTCTATGGTTGTGTGGTTCTGAAGAATTTCAAGGAGCTCCTGTCACAGATCAGACATGAACTAAGGACCATAAAGAACCAAATGTGCAAAAGTAGGACATTTGCATACAGAAATGCACTGTTCTGA